A window of Lepidochelys kempii isolate rLepKem1 chromosome 1, rLepKem1.hap2, whole genome shotgun sequence contains these coding sequences:
- the CREBZF gene encoding CREB/ATF bZIP transcription factor, with product MRHSLTQLLAASSGGESPSAAAWQLPRAGPAPGAGGGHGGEEEPEGPRTKPQRWDAAVLEQPQQGRGEAAAGAEELAEQEDPFAGLGLELGDLLEAAQPHWDLDVEPSGCFCGQQDELEPPLSAPGRSSCGASPGGVGASPGGVAAGSRLKAAAAARLNRLKKKQYVLGLESRLQGLAAENRQLRDRNRGLNRRLRDLERETNYLRAVLANQSALGQLLNRLAGAGGLRLRTSLFRDMDPPHQHPPQTGESRDHDYALPSRDAGELEAEERPATGGICLHVDRDQLSVEFCSLCARRACASFKIFFFRCLPCQAPLCRG from the exons atgcgCCACAGCCTGACCCAGCTGCTGGCGGCCTCGTCGGGCGGGGAGAGCCCCTCGGCCGCCGCCTGGCAGCTCCCCCGCGCGGGGCCGGCCCCTGGGGCCGGAGGCGGCCATGGCGGGGAGGAGGAGCCGGAGGGCCCCCGCACCAAGCCGCAGCGCTGGGACGCGGCCGTCCTGGAGCAGCcgcagcaggggcggggggaggcggcCGCTGGGGCCGAGGAGCTGGCCGAGCAGGAGGACCCGTtcgcggggctggggctggagctgggcgaTCTGCTGGAGGCGGCCCAGCCGCACTGGGACCTGGATGTGGAGCCGAGCGGCTGCTTCTGCGGGCAGCAGGACGAGCTGGAGCCGCCCCTGAGCGCGCCGGGCCGGAGCAGCTGCGGGGCCAGCCCGGGCGGGGTCGGGGCCAGCCCGGGCGGGGTGGCGGCGGGGAGCCGGCTGAAGGCGGCGGCCGCGGCCCGCCTGAACCGGCTGAAGAAGAAGCAGTACGTGTTGGGGTTGGAGAGCCGCCTGCAGGGCCTGGCCGCGGAGAACCGGCAGCTGCGGGACCGCAACCGGGGGCTGAACCGGCGCCTGCGGGATCTGGAGCGGGAAACTAACTACCTGCGGGCCGTGCTGGCCAACCAGAgcgccctggggcagctgctgaaCCGCCTGGCCGGGGCGGGCGGGCTCAGGCTCCGTACCAGCCTCTTCAGGGACATGGACCCGCCCCATCAGCACCCACCACAGACTGGCGAGAGCCGCGACCACGACTACGCCCTGCCGAGCCGGGATGCTGGCGAGCTGGAGGCGGAGGAGCGGCCGGCCACCGGCGGGATCTGCCTCCACGTGGACAGGGATCAGCTGTCGGTGGAGTTCTGCTCCCTGTGTGCCAGGCGGGCATGTGCCTCCTTCAAAAT TTTCTTTTTTAGGTGCTTGCCCTGCCAGGCTCCGTTGTGTAGGGGTTAA
- the CCDC89 gene encoding coiled-coil domain-containing protein 89, which yields MPQDEKDPEMSCPTNDPKEAELETKGDMGDLYEALEKLHGLSDGEKGEKALLRSRLHEQSQLICILKKRADDTLMRCKALESLNMELEELRMEDSVRLESQTRRAQQLEERFMDLAANHEDMIRFKDEHKQQNMLLREENKRLRQENNSLFSKALKKKEAEVLQLTSQETRLSQEVDSLKERCAQESHRAQEREKELLEAQSQQASVHARETDLLRSQLQSLEEKHCQIAAQLEQAERQQKAEGSKLQAKLERVIREKEELLHLAMERGKTLQEKQREIQQLEKKLESAERARLTAEERFVREVAAVDSNLRVQELQRRLEGNEQAYSELWMQFDAYKKHSMDLLTKEKELNNKLRHFMS from the coding sequence ATGCCTCAGGATGAGAAAGACCCTGAGATGTCCTGCCCCACAAATGATCCAAAGGAGGCTGAATTAGAAACAAAAGGAGACATGGGCGATCTGTATGAGGCCCTGGAGAAGCTCCATGGGCTCTctgatggggagaagggggagaaggcTCTGCTACGTTCACGCCTCCATGAGCAGTCTCAGCTCATCTGCATATTGAAGAAGCGAGCGGATGATACCCTAATGCGCTGCAAGGCACTGGAAAGTCTCAACATGGAGCTGGAGGAGTTGAGGATGGAGGATAGTGTGAGGCTGGAAAGTCAGACCCGGCGggcccagcagctggaggagcGCTTTATGGACTTGGCTGCCAACCATGAGGACATGATTCGCTTCAAGGAtgagcacaagcagcagaacatgCTGCTGAGGGAGGAAAATAAGCGCCTGAGGCAGGAAAACAATAGCCTTTTCAGCAAGGCTCTGAAGAAGAAGGAGGCTGAGGTTCTCCAGCTCACTTCCCAGGAGACGAGGCTCTCTCAGGAGGTAGATTCTTTAAAAGAGAGATGTGCTCAAGAGAGCCACAGAGCCCAGGAGCGAGAGAAGGAGCTACTGGAAGCTCAGAGCCAACAAGCCAGTGTCCATGCCAGGGAAACTGATTTACTGAGAAGTCAACTGCAAAGCCTGGAGGAGAAGCACTGCCAAATTGCTGCACAGCTGGAGCAGGCAGAAAGGCAACAAAAGGCTGAGGGCAGCAAGCTGCAAGCCAAGTTGGAGAGGGTGATCCGTGAGAAAGAGGAGCTGCTGCATCTGGCTATGGAGAGGGGCAAGACACTGCAGGAGAAGCAACGGGAAATtcagcagctggagaagaagCTGGAGTCTGCAGAGAGGGCCAGGCTGACAGCAGAGGAGCGCTTTGTGAGAGAGGTAGCAGCAGTGGACAGCAACCTAAGGGTCCAAGAGCTGCAGCGACGTCTGGAGGGAAATGAGCAAGCATACAGTGAGCTCTGGATGCAGTTTGATGCTTACAAGAAACACAGCATGGACTTACTTACTAAAGAAAAAGAGCTGAACAACAAACTCCGCCACTTCATGTCATAA